aactgtggaccagctctatactctcggcagggtccttgagggggcatgggagtttgcccaaccagtctacatgtgctttgtggacttggagaaggcattcgaccgtgtccctcgggaagtcctgtggggagtgctcagagagtatggggtttcggactgtctgattgtggcggtccgctccctgtatgatcagtgtcagagcttggttcgcattgccggcagtaagtcggacacgtttccggtgagggttggactccgccaaggctgccctttgtcaccgattctgttcataacttttatggacagaatttctaggcgcagtcaaggcgttgaggggatccggtttggtggctgcaggattaggtctctgctttttgcagatgatttggtcctgatggcttcatctggccaggatcttcagctctcactggatcggtccgcagctgagtgtgaagcgactgggatgagaatcagcacctccaagtccgagtccatggttctcgcccggaaaagggtggagtgccatctccgggttggggaggagatcttgccccaagtggaggagttcaagtacctcggagtcttgttcacgagtgagggaagagtggatcgtgagatcgacaggcggatcggtgcggcgtcttcagtaatgcggacgctgtatcgatccgttgtggtgaagaaggagctgagccggaaggcaaagccctcaatttaccggtcgatctacgttcccatcctcacctatggtcatgagctttgggttatgaccgaaaggacaagatcacgggtacaagtggccgaaatgagtttcctccgccgggtggcggggctctcccttagagatagggtgagaagctctgtcatccggggggagctcaaagtaaagccgctgctcctccacatcgagaggagccagatgaggtggttcgggcatctggtcaggatgccacccgagcgcctccctaaggaggtgtttagggcatgtccgaccggtaggaggccacgaggaagacccaggacacgttgggaagactatgtctcccggctggcctgggaacgcctcgggatcccccgggaggagctggacgaagtggctgaggagagggaagtctgggcttccctacttaggctgctgcccccgcgacccgacctcggataagcggaagaagatggatggatggatggatggattggattgTATTGGATTGACTTTAGGTAAACATTTCCACCAAAAATACGTCTTGGTTTGTatcaaatatgttgaaaaaagAAATTGGAGCGTGTGAAATACCATTTTGTAActgaatgttcgaaataaactcaaaccataaccataaccagtgTGCTCATTTTACTTACCGGTACACCTGTCCCTTGTTGTCAATTGTAGTTCTTGATCACGACACCAGGGAGCGCAAGTGGCCCATGAGTCTAAACATGGACTTAAGACTCTACTTTCTAATTGACAGTGTCAGGATGTGTCCATAAAAAAAGTGAGTAGTCCTTTTGGCACTTTATTCAAATGTTCATAATCTTAAATACGTGTATTTACtgtgtttattgttgttgttgcagtGGTTTAGTGACTGTTTGACATCCCATGAACAAGCTAATGGCTAACTTATTAGCTACCCATAGCAATACTTGCTGCCATGACATTTCGATTTATGTGTTCAGAACTCTATCAGACCGGTTTTTTAATGACTGTTTGACATCCCATGAACAAGCCAATTGCTATCTTATTAGCGAGATGTCATGTATTGGTTACTTAGGTCAGAGGACAATAGCGGAACCATTTTAAGGGGAACTTAAGGGCGGGGGACACAGGATATGATGACATGTGTTATGTGTTGGACACCAGGAAGTGGAATAAGTAAGAGCGGGAATGAAAGGCAGAAAAAGAACAATAAGCTTTCTTGATATATTATTGAGCTTTGAGTGCActaactcagtgtttttcaacctttttggagccgaggcacatttttgttcattgaaaaaatgtggaggcacaccatcagcagaaaacattaaaaatgtaaactcggtagttgatactgacagtaaaaagtcattgttgcaattgttggatatgaatttaaaccataaccaagcatgcatcactatagctcttgtctcaaagtaggtgtactgtcacgatctgtcacatcacgccgtgacttatttggagttttttggtgttttccccgtgtgtagtgttttagttcttgtcttgcgctcctattttggtggcttttcctcttgctggtattttcctgtagcagtttcatgtcttccttgaacgctattccccgcacctgctttgttttcgctattaagactatttaagttgtgcggacactatcctttgtggggacattgttgattgtcatctcatttacggatgtactttgtggacgccgtctgctccacactccgtaagtctttgctgtcgtccagcattctgtttttgtttactttgcagccaattcagttttcgtttcgttttgcatagccatccctaagctgcaatgccttttcttagcggcactcgccttctgtttatttttggtttaagcattagatacctttttacctgcacactgcctcccgcatattgtgatcacgacaaaccatgttcctgacatctacaaggcaattagctacctgctgccacctactgatatgaaatagtattacatggttactctgccgagctctagacagcaccgacactcaacgacggcacatttgcggattataattactagtttgcaaaaaatatttttaacccaattaggtgaaattacataatctcccacggcacaccaacctgtatctcacggcacactagtgtgccgcgcggcacagtggttgaaaaacactgcactaactaATAAGTGACAAGTTGGGCACACAACACTACCCATAGCAATATTTGCTAGCATAACATTTTGATTTAAATGTtcgaccccccccaaaaaagggacaagtggtagaaaatggatggatcgaatGTTCAGAACTCTAtcagacgttttttttttattgtctgcTATGTACACTGTAAGCTTGGTTGTTTAGTGTTGGTGCATTATGTTGAACATTTATATAGCTAATTGTTAGCTCTTGACCAGCAGATCGATGCTTATATTTTTATTACACAATGTGGTCACTTTTAGTTGCTTTTATTATAATGAGTGCTTGTGCTTATCATTATTTGTATACGTTTATTCTCTTTGTGGAAaagcacacaacacacacatctACGTAACAGACAACACAGACATTACTCCTCTTAACATACAATTGCAGTACAGACACGACATCCTGAAGTGATCTGCTACCCAGTTACAGTACAATTTAACACATTTAACACATCTgagctctttttttttaattgagtatgGCCACAAAATAACACACCATATATAAGTTGTTAATATAGGTCAGTGCTTTTGTATTATGGCTTATTTTGTATGTATATGATATTTGTATACATTAATTTTCTCCGATTTCTAAGCCAAGAAACTTAAGAAGAAAGTCCCAAATAAGGGATTGGAGGGAGTGAGGACTGAGGAATCACCAATTGCAAGATAGTTGATCCATGACCTGACTGCCAGAGTTGGTATAGATGATCATTTCCCACTGTGGTAagtcattcttttttttattattatttgtctcaCTTTGACTACGTACTAATGTAGGTCATCTATTTAGAAATGAGCAAATTAGCATAAACCGCAAAAGAGAGAATATGTCACAAAGCCTGCATTTGGTGGGTTTTCGAGGAGATGTTAGATGGCTTGTGGCTGCATGCTGACAACAGTGGGGTTTTTCTTGCGAAACTTCAGCTCACGATGCATCTGACACCAGGAACACCACATGCAGAAACATGACGTCATGATGTCCTTACAGATGGAGCCCTGTGAACAACAATCTTTATTATCATTAGGGATGGTACATTCCAAATTTAAACCAATACGATACCAGTTCCCTCGATACTGGTACTtaacggtacttttgtgtgtattaagacatttcaatttttttattataaaatcatatttttaatgtaacatttaaaatgaACTGATTATggcaactgtgctgtccagttgttatatcttgttagggaccgcaatgtccctttgggacagaggaccctattgtattttgtgcgttttattctttctttctttattattataccgccgcttcTTTCAGCTGTACGttgacctccttaacatgcttcaaaactcaccatatttgacatgacacacacatcaggactagcgaaaattgcgatctaatcaaaaaaacaaaccctaaaactcaaaattgcgctctagcgccctgaggaaaaaacacagacaaaactgcttgtaacttccggtaagaatgttgtagagacatgaaacaaaaacctctatgtaattctgacttagacctagatttcatacactgacatccttcagcaaaaatctacaggaagtttgcaattcccccttctaaacaaaatgttagtaaaaacagtcacttttgcctttttgaactgtaatttgacccccttaacatgcttcaaaactcaccaaactgaacacacacatcaggactggcaaaaattgcgatctcataaaaaaacccaaccccaaaactcaaaattgtgctctagcgcccactaggaagaaaacagacacaactgctcctaggaagaaaactcagacaaaactgcctgtaacttccagtaggaaggtcgtagagacatgaaacaaaaacctctatgtaggtctcacttagcagcaaaaatcaacaggaagtttgcaattcccctttcaaaacaaaagttttgtaaaaaccggtcacctaatttcaaacattatctcctctgagcgcgtttgtcgtttcggtttcaaactagcacaggagagagattgaacccttctgattaaaagttgacgaaagagttttaattactgctccggtttggattttatgtgccgtcaaagtcggtcctgtccatcgctgcttgcagctttaattttcttATTACATTTGTAAGTCACACTTGCAAGTATTATatcgtagactttgcatgcagttgcgatTCCAAGGCGTTAGATGTCAGTAGGTGGGTTGCCTAGTGTTGTGTCTGCTTTAGTCTTATGTGGTGCCATaataagtgtttatactgtaagtattgtacttattatatacttggggcctgatctactaagatccaaataccacgcagtAAACAGTGTCTGAAAACTATGAAATTGTGTGTACTGTTAGTGGGTTTGATCTACTAACTGCGCGTACAATTGGAAAGTGGTGCTGACTGCATTATTTAATTAGAAGTTTTTGCATGTACTACGCGCGGCTTTCACCACAGAACACTTAATCCTTtcttgcacattcatgttatcatgattTGTTTCTACccatgttttgctatgttttcaaacatgcagctgacatatacagtatgtactaccttttatgggcattttagtagCAATTCTGCAGTGCATTTACAATGAAAAccactttttgtttctttttttttttagctggcaCTTACTGTGAGTGTGCGCTCTGGAGTACagatgcaaaaaaatgcatattgcaagaagtttttttcatataggagatatgttaataacaccaaaatgcatcaattgattttgttttaatcagccccttatgtcatccagcagctttaaaattctaaaattatattgctgaatagacgatatgtctattaTGTTGACATTTTTTAGCTGGCACTTACTGTGAGTGTGCGCTCTGGAGTACagatgcaaaaaaatgcatattgcaagaagtttttttcatataggagatatgttTATAACATACAGTATCTTATATGTGAAAAAACTAACCTCATTTAAAAAAACGgcagacaccaaaatgcatcaatttaatttgttttaattagccCCTTATGTCATCCAGCAGCTTTACAAttctaaaatgatattgctgaatagacgatatgtctaatatgttGACATTTTTTAGCTGGAACTTACTGCGAGTGTGCGCTCTGGAGTACAGatgcaaaaaaaatgcatattgcaagaactttttttcatataggagatatgttAACATACAGTATCTTATATGTTAAAAAACTAACCTCATTAAAAAGAaacagcagacaccaaaatgcatcaattgaatttgttttaattagacCCTTATGTCATCTAGCAGCTTTAAAAttctaaaatgatattgctgaatagacgatgtgtctaatatgttgacaagcatacctAGGACTGAGCTGCAGCGCACCcgtctcctttctcacagccatgtgtcagtttgcacatacaTTTCAGATGTGATAAATaaaaaacgcaaaatagtgcttgcagttgagttttagtcataataaatcacactgcgtttgccaatttattatgtttgcattttctcctcccagtattgtgaacgttctgatgatcagcatatattttgcacatTCATGAAGTGAAACGCTGAATGGGTTGCGTTCTTTATTCTGCTCACTAAAGAGACGTAATCTTGCGCACAAGTTCTATCAAGTGTGCacctgttttaatacacgcagacCTCTAGTAGCTCAGGCCCTTATTGttagattgtaacatgcatcttagttgtattttttattaacaaAATTGGAGGTATTGAAATCACCATATAAAACcattaatgctaatcagtagcatgtatgtaGCAAAGCCAatttaaattagcattgagctagcgtattttggaaaagtggagccttactttacgttcAAGTGTTTAAGCATGCTTACATTGTTGTAACTTAGTGCCAGTTTGACTGAGTCTGCTCTGAATGTGGCTTTTCTGTGGATAAGACCAACGGACTTCCTATAAGAATAGCAAATTCAGTCCCCATCTCTATTTATGATTTGTGATCTTATCGTTGTGTTTCTTCTTTGCATCGATGTACAGTAAGAAAGCAGATAGTTTCTGATAAGCGTCCGTGTCTTTGTGCTGGTTTTACGTAACCTGTTCTTGCATTGAAACCAAATGAATACCATGACATAATACGATGCAGTATACCTTGACACCAAATCTGTTGCGAATACCAACTCGAAGACCCAACGCTGCAGGGGGCGCAAACAGAGGGATCCCACAAGCGGTCAAGGCAGCAGGGCTGAGTATGTCGCACAATGGGAGACATCGGTTCTGTCCGAATTTTCCTGCAACCGAGCAGGCCAGACAAGGGCAGCAAAAGAAACCATAGCAGCCTGAAAGACACATAAAGACTGTTTTAATGGAGTCAATACATTTGAGGACTGTTTCCACCAAGCAGTGCGTGTGAACCTGAATGTTCATTTTCTCTGTACATGCTTTGTGTTTGTGTACTAGTCCACCATTGGCCCAAAGTCAGCTAGAATAAGCTCCAGCTCCCTGTGACCATGAACAGGATGCAGGGTTTGTGTGTACAGTACACCATGGAAGTGTGCACGCATGACAATAGTCATATCTGTGTTAGCTATATGTGTGACATCATAGCAGTGCAACAAATTAGAACCAGTCAATAAATAAGATGAAAAAGAATGTGTGACAACTAGTgctaccttaaaggcctactgaaacccactactaccgaccacgcagtctgatagtttatatatcaatgatgaaatcttaacattgcaacacatgccaatacggcggggttagcttactaaagtgcaattttaaatttcgcgcaaaatatcctgctgaaaacgtctcggtatgatgacgccggcacgtgacgtcacggattgtagagatcattttgggacagcatggtggccagctattaagtcgtctgttttcatcgcaaaattccacagtattctggacatctgtgttggtgaattttttgcaatttgttcaatgaacaatggagacagcaaagaagaaagctgtaggtgggaagcggtgtattgcggccggtggctgcagcaacacaaacacagccggtgtttcattgtttacattcccgaaagatgacaatcaatctttatcattggcctgtggagaactgggacaacagagactcttaccaggaggactttgagttggatgcgcagacgcggtaccatgagtacgcatgcagctgcggcttccaaacatttgatcgcttgccggtacgtgcatgtcacgtacgtaactttggggactttcgggaaatatatgtgctgtatgaactttggggaggtgaacggtactttgggctgtgggattgagtgtgttgtgcaggtgtttgagttgtattggcgggttatatggacgggaggggggaggtgtttgttatgcgggattaatttgtggcatattaaatataagcctggttgtgttgtggctaatagagtatatatatgtcttgtgtttatttactgttttagtcattcccagctgaatatctggtcccacccacctctcacagcatctcccctatctgaatcgctcccactgccctctagtccttcactctcactttcctcatccacgaatctttcatcctcgctcaaattaatggggaaatcgtcgctttctcggtccgaatcgctctcgctgctggtggccatgattgtaaacaatgtgcagatgtgaggagctctacaacctgtgacgtcacgctactcgactgctacttccggtacaggcaaggctttttatcagcgaccaaaagttgcgaactttatcgtctatgttctctactaaatcctttcagcaaaaatatggcaatatcgcgaaattatcaagtatgacacatagaatggacctgctatccccgtttaaataagaaaatcgcatttcagtaggcctttaaaggaaacctatttttcttacctattggtacttgtttttatgtatttgagatctgcataagtccaaaAAATGTGACATCAGACCATGGAGGATTGgcaaagatatttataaaacaatcttgccttccttcatacttcctccaaacgagccgtttggaatttgccccatttgtgAAGTTTTTCCAATTGGTGATGTCAGCGAAAATATCCATGTATGGTCCGCTATTGTAGTCtgacattgtagtcaataaggtcCTTGTTTTTTCTCCATCCTTttgttgtggagcagactggcccgtacatgcacatgtatcctttgctgttgccatttctaatacaaaatttTAGACAACTTATATCTGACAGTAGAGTCAATGTTGAAGGGCTGAACACTACAACGTGGCTGACGGggagtcgaagtggaggcacgcaaataagaccacccacaaaactaaagagacagtcagaaagtgatttgaagatggtctgtaaaacattatcAATGCGAAATGTTGATCAAATAACTACAATTACATGTTCTGTaggccacaaggaagtattttaaatgtagaaaaaaaatatcaTAACACGACCCCTTTTAAAATATGACGTTTTTGTCATGTGCTCTGACAAGAACTAATCAGAAGATGACAATTAGGCGTGtgccgatccgatattgatatcggtattgacccgatatcagcaaaaatatATATCATATTGGGTTGTATTTAAAATCTCTGATGGGAGTTAACAgctagttaacatctaaatgtcctccattgAGCACACAAGGTTAGTCTTTTCTTGTATTACTATGGTCAAAAAGGTACAAAAagttaaacatggtaagctatagataggagctagcagctacacaacagctaagcacacaatagcatacgAGCTAGAAATAcacaataagtgtccttaattgaacaatattgcagtctaaaacacaaacaagtatcaagtaataatagttgcatattacatacagatacgaAGTCtccaagttaagttaaagttaaagtaccaatgattgtcacacacacactaggtgtggtgaaatttgtcctctacatttgacccatccccttgttcaccctctgggaggtaaggggagcagtgggcgtgGGCAGAAGCGAATTAGAAAGTatgaagtaacaaacgtgtctgtatAATTCAAACGTACTGCATCATGaaattaatttaatgaattattgtggcttgTAAACACTAGGTGTTGCCGAACAAAATGACCTCTAATTCAATTAAACGACAGCATAAATCCATTCCGGATGGTTAATAATGAATAGGttatgtttttcatacctacgtTGGTCTCTTCAGCAATTTCATTTATCAAGTATTTTCTAAAAAATCCCCACtacaaaatattacaattatacatGATTGTATCGGCTCACTGTCTGTATCGGCCAAAattgaaggctccaatatcgTGTATCATGATAAAGTTGTCGTTGACACGCCTAATAACAGTGAATTCAGTCTGCTGTTACTTGGAATTTACTGTATGAGGTGTGTCAGAAAGATCCCAGGACTGGTGTTACAAAACCCGAACTAGAAGTTTCCCCCTTCTAATGAATCCCCCCTGAAGTCTGAAACACTTTCCCAGCCCTCTCTGTAATGCCCCTTGCTCTCCTGAAAGGATTCTTCCTGCCTCTGACAAATATCTTAAGTCAACAATAAACACAAATGCTTAAAGTTGTATACAGGGAATTACTTTTGAGTAATGAGACTATACATATTATATTTTCAATTCTGGTATGGAGGGATGAGTTTGACCTTGACTCAAATGGCAAAATGAGAATTTGGGTTCTCTTATCTGCATTTGAATGCAAATTTGCAGCAAAATGCAATGTGTTCCCCGACTTGAAGTACTGGCAAGCAAACAAAGCACAATAATGAAGGTTT
This is a stretch of genomic DNA from Nerophis lumbriciformis linkage group LG14, RoL_Nlum_v2.1, whole genome shotgun sequence. It encodes these proteins:
- the LOC133616777 gene encoding cornifelin-like, whose product is MSGKPALTTWNTGIFDCCQDSCSCCYGFFCCPCLACSVAGKFGQNRCLPLCDILSPAALTACGIPLFAPPAALGLRVGIRNRFGVKGSICKDIMTSCFCMWCSWCQMHRELKFRKKNPTVVSMQPQAI